The following nucleotide sequence is from Nitrospira defluvii.
GCACGTTCAATCGATCGAATCCCCCGAGCAATTCCATGGCACGCGGCAACATTCGCCCCGGGTCCCGACCATGCACGATGGCCACCAAGGGCCGGCCGTTTCGGGTGAACGGATTTGCGGGAACGGGCTTTAGTGCGACCAAGGAGCCTGCGGGTTCAAACAACAGATGTCCCAGAATTGTCTGTGGCGACCGGAGCAGCGCCGGAAGGAGCAGGAGGCCAAAACCCGCGTTGTTGAAGAATTCTCGCCTGGAGAAGGGCATGTACTACCGCGAAGTATCCTTTTCGATGGGATAACCGGCCGCGCGCCAAGCCTTGATTCCCCCGTCCATGGAGACGACGTCGGTATACCCCATCTGGCCCAGACTCTCCGCCGCCAGCACCGAACGATACCCACCTCCGCAATACAGCACGATCGGCTGTGTTTTGTCGGGAAGAATGGTCTCAATGTCTCGCTCGATGACCCCCCTTCCGATATGAATAGCCCCCACGGCGTGGTCCTCGGCAAATTCGCGATCCTCTCGAACATCCACGAAGTGAAACGATTCGGCCCGATCCAGCCTGGCCTTCACTTCCGACACGCTACATTCCCGAACCTGCGCGCGTGCTGCGTCCACACGTTTCAGAAAGCCCGGATTGTGCTTCACCCTCCCTCCCCATCATATAAAGATTGTTGCGCCTGTGGGCGGCGGAAGGTCTGCGGCACAGGCTGGTCGTCCGGCATAAACCCAGCACGTCGCCGACTGAGCTCAAACAGCTGTTCCATGCAATGCCAATACGTGCCGGCCCCTTGCAGGCGACGAAAAAACCTCGCATCGCTCATCGCCCCGCCACGCACCTCTTGAATGCGGTGGACAATTTTTGAGACCCGATCTGGAAACGCGTCACGCATCCGTTCAAGAAACACCGACTCGACGTTGCCGGGCAATCGCAACACACTCCAGGTCGCAGTCGTTGCCCCCGCGGCTTTCGCACGCGCCAACAACTCTGGAATGGCTTTGTCGTTCAGTGCTGGAATGATCGGCGCCACGGAAATCCCGGTGGGAATACCCGCCTCAGACAGCAGTTTCATCGCCTCAAATCGCGCGGTGATGCTGGGCGCCTGAGGCTCCACCAGGCGCGCCGTGTCGTCATCGGCGAAGCCAATGCTGAAGTAGACACGAATCGAAGCCCGGTCGCGCAGGCGCTGGAATAGGTCGAGATCGCGAACCAGCAGGGTCCCTTTCGTGATGATTCCGACCGGGTTCTGATAGTCCGCACAGACTTCGAGGCAGGCACGAGTGAGACCGAGCGTGGACTCGACGGGCTGATAACAATCCGTATTCCCGGAGAACACGACCAACTCGCCGTGCCAGGATGGCTTTTCGAACGCCTGACGAAGCAGGTCGGCCGCGCGCCGTTTCACCACGATTTTTGATTCGAAGTCGGTACCCGCCCCAAACCCCCAATACTCATGTGAAGGGCGCGCATAGCAATAGGCGCAGGCATGGAAACAGCCACGATAAGGATTCACACTCCATCGGAACGGCAGGTCCGGGCTCTCATTGCGACTGAGAATCTGTTGCGTGTCGTCCTCGAACAACTGTACGCGTGCGCGTGCAGCAGGCTCAAGCTCTTCACGCTGTATCGACTCAAACCGATTGGGCGGATTGGAAACGACCCTCATGCCGGCTATGGTGCCGCGCGCATCGTGCGTTGTCAATCGCGCACGACCTCGTCGGGGCCGAACGCCGAGCTCCTCCGTTCATTGACTACGGGAACATGCGATGTTAGATTTCTCGCCGCTTCACGGGGAAACGTGTATGTACGACCTTCGCATCTTGCGGGACAACTTGGACGGAATTCGGGAGCGGCTTGGGCCGCGTGGCAAGGATGTCGCTTGGGAGGACCTCCGGAAGCTCACCGAGGATCGTCGCAGCCGGACGATCGAGGTGGAAGAGCTTCGGCATCAGCTGAAAAAGGGGTCAGACGAAGTAGCCCGCCTGAAACGCGAAAAGCAGCCAGCCGAAGCAGCCATGGCCGCGATGAAAGCACTGGGGGACACCATCAAAGGGCAAGAAGAGCAGCTCCGGCTCATCGAAGAACAGCTGTCTCACATTGCACTGCGCATCCCCAACCTCCCTCACGAGTCCGTGCCGACCGGGCAGGATGCCGACCAGAATGTGGAAGTGCGTCGATGGGGCTCGCCCCCCACACTCTCCGCGCCGGCCCAGTCTCACTGGGATCTTGGAGAGGCTCTTGGGATTTTAGACTTTGATCGCGCCGTACGCATGGCGAAAGCCCGCTTTGCCGTGCTGACCGGCCTGGGGGCACGACTCGAACGCGCGCTCATCAACTATATGCTCGACCGGCATACCAGCCAACACGGGTATCGCGAGGTGCTGCCTCCGCTACTGGTCAATCGCGCGGCCATGACGGGGACTGGGCAGTTGCCGAAATTCGAGGAAGACCTGTTTCAGATGCGCGATGAAGAACTCTTCTTGATCCCCACCGCAGAAGTACCCGTAACAAATTTGCATCGGGAAGAAATTGTGTCGGAGGAGGCGCTGCCGATTCGCTACACCGCCTATACGCCCTGCTTTCGGCGTGAGGCCGGTTCTTACGGCAAGGACACGCGGGGCCTCATCCGCCTCCATCAATTCAACAAAGTCGAACTGGTCGCCTTCGCAAAACCTGAGCAATCGTACGAGGAACTGGAACGATTGACCTCCCACGCCGAGGCCATCTTGCAGGGGTTGGGACTACATTATCGAGTCATCACGCTCTGCACCGGCGACATGGGATTCTCCGCGGCCAAAACGTACGACATTGAAGTGT
It contains:
- a CDS encoding rhodanese-like domain-containing protein translates to MKHNPGFLKRVDAARAQVRECSVSEVKARLDRAESFHFVDVREDREFAEDHAVGAIHIGRGVIERDIETILPDKTQPIVLYCGGGYRSVLAAESLGQMGYTDVVSMDGGIKAWRAAGYPIEKDTSR
- a CDS encoding PA0069 family radical SAM protein; the protein is MRVVSNPPNRFESIQREELEPAARARVQLFEDDTQQILSRNESPDLPFRWSVNPYRGCFHACAYCYARPSHEYWGFGAGTDFESKIVVKRRAADLLRQAFEKPSWHGELVVFSGNTDCYQPVESTLGLTRACLEVCADYQNPVGIITKGTLLVRDLDLFQRLRDRASIRVYFSIGFADDDTARLVEPQAPSITARFEAMKLLSEAGIPTGISVAPIIPALNDKAIPELLARAKAAGATTATWSVLRLPGNVESVFLERMRDAFPDRVSKIVHRIQEVRGGAMSDARFFRRLQGAGTYWHCMEQLFELSRRRAGFMPDDQPVPQTFRRPQAQQSLYDGEGG
- the serS gene encoding serine--tRNA ligase: MYDLRILRDNLDGIRERLGPRGKDVAWEDLRKLTEDRRSRTIEVEELRHQLKKGSDEVARLKREKQPAEAAMAAMKALGDTIKGQEEQLRLIEEQLSHIALRIPNLPHESVPTGQDADQNVEVRRWGSPPTLSAPAQSHWDLGEALGILDFDRAVRMAKARFAVLTGLGARLERALINYMLDRHTSQHGYREVLPPLLVNRAAMTGTGQLPKFEEDLFQMRDEELFLIPTAEVPVTNLHREEIVSEEALPIRYTAYTPCFRREAGSYGKDTRGLIRLHQFNKVELVAFAKPEQSYEELERLTSHAEAILQGLGLHYRVITLCTGDMGFSAAKTYDIEVWLPSQHTFREISSCSNFEAFQARRANIRCRPKAGKKDSKPEFVHTLNGSGLAVGRTLVAILENYQQPDGSVAIPAALQPYMGGLQKIERSV